The Malus domestica chromosome 06, GDT2T_hap1 genome has a segment encoding these proteins:
- the LOC103437052 gene encoding increased DNA methylation 1-like, whose protein sequence is MVYKLRERKENLVYPSFCSSSESEYETGADISDDPEYTRKPSSARRYPTDVQQMAEMARLAASSTGNLQLRRLKQSRPRKSSMPRTKARAQSSNRDRAGSSRHRRDNFEDKRTILSWLIDLHMIADNSPVFYTGQTELIGFITRAGILCTCCYKIVTVWDFEVHAKSDLRRPYEHMLVKSNGKSLQQCLKEAWLEHIESAPQFGFNHIKHRTKAADQNDDSCMICADGGDLMCCEKCPSACHPSCMNMESVPEGAWFCPYCICEHCETDDGKFLICSLCEKKFHWNCSLPNEIDLNRSSSSFCGESCSEIFHKLELIAGIKNHLDEGYSWTLLKREDISLGGPTESLHKKLECNSKIAVAGILMDQCFETIIDRYTRTNVVQSVIYSRGSNLSRINFQGFYTAILEKDDEIVSAASIRIHGKKMAEMPFVATQTKYRQQGALRKLLVCIESALSSLKVENLVIPASTEIVDMWTKKFNFCHVESSLQKKIVSENTLMFPKAVRLQKSLLDAQEADTAAMEVDVVQNEHHQHRYERPPFIDLNQDPSEEDIDAS, encoded by the exons ATGGTGTACAagctgagagagagaaaagaaaatttggtCTATCCGAGTTTCTGCAGCAGCTCAGAGTCGGAATATGAAACTGGAGCAGATATTTCTGATGACCCTGAGTACACAAGAAAGCCCTCAAGTGCTAGAAGATATCCAACCGATGTTCAACAAATGGCGGAAATGGCCAGGCTCGCTGCAAGCTCAACTGGGAATTTACAGTTGCGTAGGCTAAAACAAAGTCGCCCTCGAAAGAGTAGTATGCCTAGGACAAAAGCACGAGCTCAATCTTCAAATAGAGATCGTGCTGGATCATCAAGACACAGGAGAGATAATTTTGAGGATAAGAGAACTATTTTATCATGGTTGATTGACCTACATATGATTGCGGATAATTCACCAGTCTTCTATACGGGTCAGACAGAGTTGATTGGATTCATAACAAGGGCTGGTATTTTGTGCACTTGCTGCTACAAAATTGTTACGGTGTGGGATTTTGAGGTACATGCTAAAAGTGACTTGAGAAGGCCTTACGAACACATGCTGGTCAAGAGCAATGGAAAATCCCTCCAACAATGCTTGAAGGAGGCATGGCTAGAACACATTGAATCTGCACCAcaatttggattcaatcatATCAAGCACCGAACAAAAGCAGCAGACCAAAACGATGATTCATGTATGATATGCGCAGATGGAGGAGATTTGATGTGCTGTGAAAAATGTCCATCGGCGTGCCATCCCTCATGCATGAACATGGAG AGTGTTCCCGAAGGAGCATGGTTTTGTCCCTACTGCATCTGCGAACATTGTGAAACTGATGACGGGAAGTTCCTCATATGTTCACTGTGTGAGAAGAAAT TTCATTGGAATTGCTCTTTGCCAAATGAAATAGATCTCAATCGCTCAAGTTCATCATTTTGTGGTGAGAGCTGCAGTGAG ATTTTTCATAAATTGGAGTTGATAGCTGGGATCAAGAATCATTTGGACGAGGGATATTCTTGGACGCTTCTGAAGAGAGAAGATATAAGTTTGGGAGGTCCTACTGAAAGTTTGCACAAAAAATTAGAATGCAATTCCAAGATTGCAGTAGCAGGGATTCTTATGGACCAATGCTTTGAGACCATAATCGACCGCTATACTAGAACCAATGTGGTTCAGAGTGTAATATACAGTCGGGG GTCCAATTTGAGTCGAATAAATTTCCAAGGTTTTTATACTGCTATCCTGGAGAAGGATGATGAAATCGTCTCTGCAGCATCTATAAG AATACATGGAAAGAAGATGGCAGAGATGCCCTTTGTGGCAACCCAAACGAAGTATAGGCAACAAGGAGCGCTTCGGAAGCTTCTAGTCTGTATTGAATCT gcccTTTCCTCTTTAAAGGTGGAAAACCTGGTCATTCCGGCTTCTACAGAAATAGTTGATATGTGgactaaaaaatttaatttttgccACGTAGAGAGTTCCCTGCAGAAGAAAATAGTCTCTGAGAACACATTGATGTTTCCGAAGGCTGTCAGGCTACAGAAAAGCTTGTTGGATGCTCAGGAAGCAGATACTGCAG CCATGGAAGTTGACGTAGTTCAAAATGAGCACCATCAACATAGATATGAAAGGCCGCCTTTCATTGACTTAAATCAGGACCCTTCAGAAGAGGATATTGATGCATCATAA
- the LOC114825433 gene encoding uncharacterized protein: MANFTKLDFAAIDITGKKYLTWVLDTKIHLEAGNLGDTIREENNLSSQDRAKAMIFICRHLDEGLKSEYLAVEDQLALWKLCGDTITEEDLLEKTFNTFHASNVLLQQQYRARGFTEYNQLISVLLVAEQNNKLLVKNHQSRTTGSAPFPKVNVVSLEVNTTSFGGDNRKRGHGHKQGRWNRKGKNHGGQFHIQVPMHNSGQLNTTHLDVSEFIVERGNEVYRSD; this comes from the exons atggcgaactttacgaagcttgattttgctgccATAGACATTACTGGGAAGAAGTACCTTACCTGGGTACTGGATACaaagatccatctggaagcagggaatcttggagataccatcaggGAAGAGAACAACTTatcctctcaagatcgggcgaaggccatgatctttattTGTCGCCATCTTGACGAGGGACTAAAGAGCGAGTACTTAGCGGTTGAAGATCAGTTAGCCCTCTGGAAG ctttgtggggATACTATTACTGAGGAAGATttgctggaaaagactttcaaCACATTTCATGCCTCTAACGTGCTCCTGCAACAGCAGTATAGAGCACGAGGCTTCACTGAATATAACCAGTTGATATCTGTGCTCTTGGTAGCTGAACAAAACAATAAGCTCTTGGTGAAAAATCATCAGTCCCGAACTACTGGATCTGCACCATTCCCAAAAGTGAATGTTGTTTCCCTCGAAGTGAACACCACATCCTTTGGTGGTGATAATCGTAAACGAGGACATGGTCACAAGCAAGGTCGGTGGAATAGAAAAGGTAAGAACCATGGTGGTCAGTTTCACATCCAGGTTCCAATGCATAATTCAG GGCAGTTGAACACAACTCACCTAGATGTTTCGGAATTCATTGTGGAAAGGGGGAATGAAGTGTATCGGTCCGACTGA